The DNA segment GTAAACACGGAAGAGTAAAAGCAGAAGAAACCATTACCTTTACAATTTGATTTAAGAAGTAAGGTTGGTTTGTGTTTTCTAACGGTGCGGTTTCCAATCGTTCTGATTGTTTTAAAATCTGTAACTCTGGTAAGGTGGAGATTTCCCATATTGCCTGGTCCATAAAATGGTGCCTGTCTCCGATGTTGGAACCCAAAGAAAGAAAGGCAATATTGGAATACTTCATGGTCTTACCTCTTCACAAACTTCGTACGATAATCAGGGCATTTTAATTCTATTTCTTTAGTCATTTCCATGAGTCGTGAGTAAATCCGACCTTGGCCACGGTCTCTCCATTCCACAAGAGAGTGATTGGATGTGAGAAGAGTGAGTTTTTCTTGTTCATAACGACTATCAATGAGGTCGTATAACTTTCGATTGTTGAATTCTGATTCCTTTTGCACACCAAAATCATCGATTACAAGTACATCTACGTTTGCAAATTCCCGTTCGATGGAACGTTCTTGCCCGTGCGTTTCGCTATCGGATTGGTAAGTATCCCGAATCGCAGACAAAAAGTCTTTGTTTACTTTTGCATACTTACATGTAATTCCATACCGAAACACAAGTTCATTTAAGATCACACAAGCGAGTAAGGTTTTTCCAGATCCTGTTCCTCCCCAAAGGTAAAACCCCTGCGGGGTAAAATCTGGATTTTTAAATTTATGAACGAGTTCGTTTGCCCAGTCGTGAGCAATGATAAACGACATATCTGGGTCGTTTGCCGTATCCCCTATGTCAATTGTGGATAAAAATTGGAAACGGTACCTCGCCGGTATATTGGCTTTTTCTACCAGAGTTTCTAAATTACGAAGGGAAAACCTTGCATTATGACAGACACAAGGAAGCATTTTGTCCAGTTTTCGGTCGAAAGACATAAAGGGAGGTTGTCCTTTCGCCTCACATGTGTTACAGTCACTACCAATACAATGGCATAAAACAAGAGCTCCAGAACGAGATCCCCTCACGTGTTCTGCTAAGGTAATGCCCACTCCTCCGCAAGTTTTACACTGCGGATTTCCGTCTCGGATCGAAGTAATTTCGGATAAATTCATCTCCAATGAGCAATCTTCTTTAAATCACTAGGCTGTCAAGGAATGAGATTTTTTAGGCGAATCAGGACTTATGTCCCTTTAAATCAAAGAGAATCGAAAGAAAAAGTTCACAATTAGGTTTTTTTCCTCTTTAATTCGTTATTATTGACTCTTGCCATTCCGATACTTTCATTGAAGAAATAGATAAACCTATTTCTTCAAAATATTGAAAGAGACAAAAGGGTCACACGACTATGAAGATTATTAAGTATCTCCTTATTCTCCAACTGGTGTCCGGCTTTAGTGTGCTTTTCGCACAAACTCAGCCTGCGAACGCTCAAGATAGCCAAGCGGCTAAAGACCAAGTCGACGAACTTCTCAAAGGCGAACTCGTTCCTGAGAATGACGATGCGGAACTTACCGAAGACCAAAAAAAGAGAAAGAAAGAAATTATGGAACAAGAATCTCTTTGGAAAAACCCTGACTTTAAAGGGTATAACAAAACTTTCCAAGAGTTACACCAACTTTCTAAAACTTTCGCAAACAACCAATTCCGATTGGCTCTTTCCAAT comes from the Leptospira ellinghausenii genome and includes:
- a CDS encoding ATP-binding protein; this translates as MNLSEITSIRDGNPQCKTCGGVGITLAEHVRGSRSGALVLCHCIGSDCNTCEAKGQPPFMSFDRKLDKMLPCVCHNARFSLRNLETLVEKANIPARYRFQFLSTIDIGDTANDPDMSFIIAHDWANELVHKFKNPDFTPQGFYLWGGTGSGKTLLACVILNELVFRYGITCKYAKVNKDFLSAIRDTYQSDSETHGQERSIEREFANVDVLVIDDFGVQKESEFNNRKLYDLIDSRYEQEKLTLLTSNHSLVEWRDRGQGRIYSRLMEMTKEIELKCPDYRTKFVKR